The Candidatus Oleimmundimicrobium sp. genome includes the window GGTAGATAGCGAACTAGGCAAGGGGAGCACCTTTACTTTATCTATACCTATTTATGAAATAATTGAAGAAGAAAAAACTAAGAGAAACTTAAGTAAATTCCTTAAAAAAGGATTTAGGAAGGGTAAAAAAATTCTTGTGGTAGACGATGAACCTGAAATTGCAATGTTGCTTCAAATTTATCTCGAAAAAGAGGGGTATAGCGTAATAAAAGCATTTAGCGGTGAAGAAGCGCTGGAAGTTGCAAGACAAGAAAGCCCGGATTTAATTACTCTAGACATAATGATGGATAAAATGGATGGATTTGAAGTGCTCCGAGAGTTAAAAGATAAGTCGGACACGGCCAATATTCCTGTTATTGTTCTTTCTATTGTTTCCGATGAGTACCGGGGGATAAAACTTGGAGCAGTAGATTATCTTACAAAACCAATTAATATTGAAAAGTTATCTAGGACAGTGAGCAATGCCCTTCGGTCTTCTGCCGGAGCTTCAAAAAAGGTTTTAATAGTAGATGACGATAAAGACCTTGTTGGGTTAGTTCAAGAAATACTTAACAATCAGGGTTATAATACAGTTGTTGCTTATGATGGCTTAGAAGGGATTATTGCCGCAAAAAAGGAACAGCCCGATCTCATTCTTTTGGATATAAAAATGCCCCAGTTAAATGGTTATGAGGTTGTGCAGAAACTTAAAAAAGCAAAGGAAACCTCCAAAATCCCAATTGTCGTTATGACAGCTTACGAATTTGACAAAACTAAGACTGAAATATTAAGCTTGATAGAACAGCAAATTTCAAAACCATTTTCAGTCGATATGATATATTCCAAAATTAAAGAAGTATTAAAAGAGGTATAAATTAAAAGAGGTATAAAAAATGTCAAAAGGTAAAATTTTAGTTGTCGACGACGAACCAGACATCTCTAATTTAATTAAATTTACCTTAGAGAGAAGGGGATATAAGATTATCTTAGCCAAAAATGGGCAGGATGCAATGAATATAGCAAAAAAAGAACAACCTAAATTAATTTTACTTGATGTGATAATGCCAGTTATCAATGGATATGAAGTATGCAGGTTACTAAAAGAATGTGCTGAAACAAAAGATATTCCGGTTATTATGTTATCGGGGAAAACTCAGAAAACAGAGATAGAACATGGATTAAAGGTGGGGGCTAATAATTATATTTGCAAGCCTTTTAGCCCTAAAGAATTTGCTAATACCATTGAAGAAATTTTTTCAAAAAATTAAAAATGTTAAAAATGCACACTATAGGTTGCTAAGCTCGTTTTAAATAGACAAAGCCAATAGAAGAAGTTTTTAATAAAAGAATAATTGTCACATAAACAAAAGGCAAATTAAGACAAGGACGTTAAGAATGGCCATAGATGAAACAGAAACATGGAAAAAAAATATCACACCAATATTTCCCTGGATTTTGCTGTTAATCGTTACAATAATCACACTATCCATCATAACTACTTCATTTAATGAGAATCCTAAAAATACCCAAGAAGCTGGGGTTGAAAAGAGCAAAGAAGTTAATTTAGAGGCGGAAGAGGACGATGAAATTACAGAAACAGAGAAAATCTCCGTTTCTGACAATAATGACCAAAAATATATTGGCAAAATAAGGATTCTTCTAAACGACCTAAATCTAAGAGATGAACCATCTATAACAGCGAGTGTGATAAAACAACTTAAAAAAGATACCATTTTTTTTGTAATTTCAGATGAAAATGGTTGGTATAAGATCACAGATGAAAAAGAAACGGAAGGTTATGTGGCCTCATCTTCTAAATATGTTGAATTAATTGAGGAATAAGTCTATGAAATCATTTGGTAGGGCGGATGAGTTTTATAGGGTTAAA containing:
- a CDS encoding SH3 domain-containing protein — its product is MAIDETETWKKNITPIFPWILLLIVTIITLSIITTSFNENPKNTQEAGVEKSKEVNLEAEEDDEITETEKISVSDNNDQKYIGKIRILLNDLNLRDEPSITASVIKQLKKDTIFFVISDENGWYKITDEKETEGYVASSSKYVELIEE
- a CDS encoding response regulator — translated: MSKGKILVVDDEPDISNLIKFTLERRGYKIILAKNGQDAMNIAKKEQPKLILLDVIMPVINGYEVCRLLKECAETKDIPVIMLSGKTQKTEIEHGLKVGANNYICKPFSPKEFANTIEEIFSKN